In one Barnesiella propionica genomic region, the following are encoded:
- the mobA gene encoding conjugal transfer protein MobA produces the protein MNEKNPPRKRGKGGRPPKNDPATHRLTVNLTDVQHAEFLAMFEQSALASLSGFIAARIFGDEFRVVKTDASTAEFVSKLTAFYGQIRAVGVNYNQTVKQLHTTFGEKKALSLLYKLEQHTIELSKIGREVLALCEDFKAKIR, from the coding sequence ATGAATGAAAAGAATCCGCCCCGCAAACGGGGTAAAGGGGGCAGACCCCCGAAGAACGACCCGGCGACACACCGCCTGACCGTGAACCTGACCGACGTGCAACACGCCGAGTTCCTCGCCATGTTTGAGCAGTCCGCCCTCGCTTCGCTATCCGGTTTCATTGCCGCCCGCATCTTCGGCGACGAGTTCCGTGTGGTAAAAACCGATGCTTCGACGGCTGAATTTGTATCGAAGCTGACCGCTTTTTACGGGCAGATACGTGCCGTCGGTGTCAATTACAACCAAACCGTTAAGCAGCTTCACACGACTTTCGGGGAGAAAAAAGCCTTGTCGTTGCTCTATAAATTGGAGCAACATACAATCGAATTGTCGAAAATCGGGCGCGAAGTGCTGGCTTTATGCGAGGATTTTAAGGCTAAAATCCGGTAG
- a CDS encoding ParA family protein — translation MEKQASKKEPKYVAFSTQKGGAGKTTLTVLVASYLHYAKDYKVAVIDCDFPQHSIHEMRERDFKMVENDEFYKGMAYEQITKLGGKKFYPIVESSPQEALNDADALCGQEEYDYIFFDLPGTLNNKDLVVALANMDYIVAPIAADRVVMESTLNYLISVRDNIVNTGKTNIKAMYLLWNMVDGREKSELYEIYEGVIKELDFPVLKTFIPNSLRFRREQSESRRPLFRSTLFPVDKSLIKGSNIDALADELLELLM, via the coding sequence ATGGAAAAGCAAGCAAGTAAAAAAGAACCGAAGTATGTAGCGTTCTCAACCCAAAAGGGCGGTGCGGGTAAAACCACCCTGACCGTTTTAGTCGCAAGCTACCTGCATTATGCAAAAGATTACAAGGTAGCGGTAATCGACTGCGATTTCCCGCAGCACTCAATCCACGAAATGAGGGAGCGGGATTTTAAGATGGTCGAGAACGACGAGTTTTACAAAGGCATGGCTTACGAACAGATTACCAAGTTGGGTGGTAAGAAATTCTACCCCATTGTGGAGAGCAGCCCGCAGGAAGCCTTAAACGATGCAGATGCGCTTTGCGGGCAGGAAGAATACGATTATATCTTCTTCGACCTGCCCGGAACACTCAACAACAAAGATTTGGTCGTTGCTCTTGCCAACATGGATTATATCGTCGCGCCTATTGCCGCCGACAGGGTGGTTATGGAAAGTACGCTTAACTACCTGATTTCCGTAAGGGATAACATCGTAAATACGGGTAAGACCAACATTAAAGCCATGTACCTGCTTTGGAACATGGTAGACGGGCGGGAGAAATCCGAACTATACGAAATTTACGAGGGGGTTATTAAGGAGTTGGATTTTCCCGTCCTTAAAACCTTTATCCCGAACAGCCTGCGTTTCCGCCGGGAGCAATCCGAATCCCGCCGACCGCTGTTCCGCTCCACTCTGTTCCCTGTGGATAAGAGCCTGATTAAAGGCAGCAACATCGACGCGCTGGCTGACGAACTGCTCGAACTCTTAATGTAA
- a CDS encoding DUF3408 domain-containing protein has translation MAKRVDTTGLDADFVINQAKPSNREKELKPYDPSASEPAPVEEPEQLPESPAEQKEPPKRKRNQSANYKETFLKRNEIKTRQCVYISYDVHAKIAKLVRALVDTGNEISVGGYIDTVLNEHLQQHKEEINELYRQREGDLI, from the coding sequence ATGGCTAAAAGAGTAGATACAACGGGCTTGGATGCCGACTTTGTAATCAATCAGGCGAAACCGAGCAACCGGGAAAAGGAGTTGAAACCTTATGACCCGTCCGCTTCCGAACCTGCGCCTGTCGAGGAACCGGAACAGCTACCGGAATCTCCGGCAGAACAGAAAGAACCACCCAAGCGAAAGCGGAACCAGTCGGCAAATTATAAGGAAACATTTTTGAAACGCAATGAGATTAAGACTCGCCAATGCGTCTATATCAGCTACGATGTTCATGCGAAGATTGCAAAACTCGTCCGGGCTTTGGTCGATACCGGAAACGAAATAAGTGTCGGCGGCTATATCGACACGGTTTTGAACGAGCATTTGCAACAGCATAAAGAAGAAATAAACGAATTGTACCGCCAACGTGAAGGCGACTTAATCTAA
- a CDS encoding DUF4134 domain-containing protein: MTKKRVLLSAAFVIAAVSSAFAQGNGIGGINDATTMVTSYFDPGTKLIYAIGAVVGLIGGVKVYNKFSSGDPDTSKTAASWFGACIFLIVAATILRSFFL, from the coding sequence ATGACAAAAAAGAGAGTTCTTTTGTCGGCGGCGTTTGTAATCGCTGCTGTTTCTTCCGCCTTTGCACAAGGCAACGGTATCGGGGGCATCAATGATGCTACCACAATGGTAACATCGTATTTCGACCCCGGAACAAAATTGATTTACGCCATTGGTGCGGTCGTAGGGCTGATTGGCGGCGTGAAAGTCTATAACAAGTTCAGTTCAGGCGACCCCGACACGTCAAAAACCGCCGCAAGCTGGTTCGGCGCGTGTATCTTCCTTATCGTAGCGGCGACTATCCTGCGCTCCTTCTTCCTGTAA
- a CDS encoding DUF4133 domain-containing protein, protein MEYNVNKGIGKSVEFKGLKSQYLFIFAGGLLSVFVVFVIIYMIGIDQWICIGFGVIAASVLVWFTFRLNAQYGEHGLMKLMSKRQHPRYLINRRNSRRFFRVPNRKGVAYA, encoded by the coding sequence ATGGAGTACAATGTAAATAAAGGCATTGGAAAAAGCGTCGAGTTCAAGGGGCTGAAATCTCAATACCTGTTCATCTTCGCGGGCGGCTTGCTGTCTGTGTTCGTGGTCTTTGTCATTATCTATATGATAGGCATAGACCAATGGATATGTATAGGTTTCGGGGTTATTGCCGCGTCGGTGCTGGTATGGTTTACATTCCGCCTGAACGCCCAGTACGGGGAACACGGCTTAATGAAATTGATGTCAAAACGCCAGCATCCCCGTTACCTTATCAACCGCCGGAACTCGCGCCGCTTTTTCCGTGTGCCTAACAGAAAGGGGGTGGCTTATGCGTAA